The region tcaaaatgcttcttctctcacagattacgtaggagagtgacaccacttgcacacatgcattgttattatcttgtgtctatggggtcctcacagatttggggtcaaaggtcattaaggggtcacttccggtataaaacgaaaaaacttcaaatttttttatttgctaagaaaaaacataggacagtaacggtatgttcacacatacattgtagttaccctgtgtatatgtggtatttttttatttagggtcaaaggtcattaaggggctacttccggtataaaacgaaattcctttaaaatgcttcttcttccacaaattacgtatgacagtgacgccacttgcacacatgcattgttattacccagtgtctatggggtcctcacaaatttggaatcaaaggtcattaaggggtataaaacgaaaaaccttcaacatttttttgctaagaaaaacattggagggtgatggtatattcacacgtaaattgtgtttacctattgtacatgtggtattttttcatttggggtcaaaggtcattaaggggtcacttccggtctgagacgaaaaaccttcaaaatgccccctttctgccacaaataacatagcaaagtggtgccacttgcacccatacattgacattagccaatgtctatgggcgtttatatatttttgaggtcaaaggtcattaaaggcgtcaaaacacggctgtgttcgtggtcttagaccacagctaagtctagttcttcttctttcttctgccgaccactacatttgctctagcacttacatgcttgcaccgattttggcctaacttggtcacaatgatcattgaccatgcccctacatgtcacatgaaactcgtggggtcaaaggtcaaacaggggtcataggggtcaaaaacgtgatttcaactcaaaatgcttctctcacagattacgtaggacagtgacaccacttgcacacatgcattgttattaccagtgtctatggggtcctcacagatttggggtcaaaggtcattaaggggtcacttccggtataaaacgaaaaaccttcaaaaatttttatttgctaagaaaaacataggacagtaacggtatgttcacaaatatattgtagttactctgtgcatttgtggtattttttcatttagggtcaaaggtcattaagggctacttcggtataaaacgaaattcctttaaaatgcttcttcttccacaaattacgtatgacagtgacgccacttgcacacatgcattgttattacccagtgtctatggggtcctcacaaatttggggtcaaaggtcattaaggggtcacttccggtataaaacgaaaaaccttcaaaaaattttatttgctaagaaaaacattggagggtgatggtatattcacacgtaaattgtgtttacctattgtacatgtggtatttttcatttggggtcaaaggtcattaaggggtcacttccggtctgagacgaaaaaccttcaaaatgccctttctgccacaaataacatagcaaagtggtgccacttgcacccatacattgacattagccaatgtctatgggcgtttatatattttgaggtcaaaggtcattaaggcgtcaaaacacggctgtgttcgtggtcttagaccacagctaagtctagttacagtTCCCATCGACCAACCCCACTTGAAAATTATGTCTGCCCACAAAAATGAGGTTTTCCCAATCCAATTAAATTTATTTGGGAATCCACATGTTGAAAAtgtgctattccacttgaaatccatacactccctatggaagacatgaccttaatctctcacacagggagtgtagatttcaaactgaATCACCCATTCACGGTAACCCAATTAGATGATTGCAttagttgggctattccacttgaaatccatacactccctatggaagacatgaccttaatctctcacacagggggagtgtagatttcaaactgaatcacccattcaggtaacccaattagATGATTGCATTagttgagctattccagttgaaatccatacacccaaaaACATGACTATAATCTCCcactagatttcaaatggagtcacacattcaggtagaAACCCCATTTGGAATTAACATTCCCTGTTTGGGATATTacggacatgtcttccataggggtgtatggatttcaactggaataacccaattctgCAACCCCTGCAACATATCCCAGACTACAGGCCTATTCTGGGTTGGGTACATATCATTTGTACAAGGGGCCAACCCAGGACCTTTGCTATACTTACAGCTTTTACTTCCAGATGGACAGTGGCTCTCCGTTTTGTCCCTTTCATGTAGAATTTCATTCGCATATGTCGGACGCCATCTTGGTCCGTATAATCTAAATGACTGAGAGTGAGAGAGAATGATGCAGGaaataaacaaacacattaataattattttttcaagCAACATACGTAAACTGAGCTCTAAAAGAaccttataatttttcacaaggtcatagcttaaaatcctgtccatcaaaatgaaccaaaataacaCATAGCATGGAAGGAAATAAACCTGAAAAAAGGGTCAAAATTATGTAGTTTCAACAAAAGTCATATATATTTGGAAAGAAGAATAGACAGTCTTTCAAATAAGTCAAAATTACAATTGGACAATTAATTGTTTTATAACAGTTTGTTAAACCCAAAAATGTTTGTTCAGATGTTTAAGAtatatgaccttgtaaaaaaaagtttctttttgagctcagtttacattcAAGTATATTTCTATTGTGCATGTTGGCTGCCATCATACATGTACACAGCAATACTTATTTGGACATTTTTCACAGGGATGTAGATGATTTCATCCGGTGTCTatggaagcattacaatttaagggggggggggggggggacaagcatATTATGTGCTGGTTTGTCTGGAACATTTGTGCATAAAATATTGTCAATTTCAGACTCgatattttagccaaaaatgaaGATGAATATCGGTATTTGACAGGCAAGTgcacaattttaccctatttttgcccaaaacacaatgtttttcaggctaaaaaggaagatgcagcgGGCAattattaacaaacaaacaaatagcttATATAGTATCACTGTATAGAGAATCACATTATCTGCACAGCTGCCAGACATCAAATTTTCGATGTGTACAACATATGCATACAGTTAGGGCAGCTATTGTAAAGTcagcacaaaaagtaactaagctgttataaatacgcctatagattcagaactaataattgttttcacaatatttcaacataaaaagaaggatgatttatttacgtgcattttgataccccatttgtcaaatttcgttcaatattgacaatacagcagtgttttgagagaaaaataccccaaattaaaagttgcagttatttgtattgatttgaagtaagcgcgaagataatggcgggctttacgtgtttacagtgcttgCATTATAACCATtaatcgctgtaaactgcaacttttaaatgcgggtatttttctgtaacaacactatactgtgttgttaatattgaacaacatttgacgaatggggtatcaaaatgcgcgtaaataaatcatgcttctctctacatgtatgttgaaatattgtgaaaacaattattagttctgaatctataggcgtatttataacagcttagttactttttgtgcagacttaagATATGATTAGCACAACCCACCCCACCCTGATATGCGAGATGTTTACCTGACATGTCTACGTCTCCGCCTCCTTGTTTCCTCGCCATAACCTTTGATCGGTTCACCAAGTTCTTCTATTATCTGAGGAGAAAAAGACCATTGTAAGTACATGTAGagtaaaaagtaataataataataaaacggcatttatccacgctttctgaatactcagattcctcaaagcgcgccatgggtcgatatgctgccaagccccaaagggcagcacaagttgacctcaatgctgagtgtgacagacaacaggcctgggctgatcccctgctctttacgaaaaggcctgcaacttttacatgtccagatattgctctttTGGTCCATGGGACCACCATTTTATGTGACTCTCCGAACCACGGCATGCTATGCACCCACTGTGGTGTCTGCACCTTTACGGCCACAATGAGTGGGATAGAGGATAAaagtaatagctgccatttgcaatatTTCAATCAATGTATACTTGCTCTTGATCAATAACACATGAAAACCCCCAACTCAATGTAAATCTACCTTAAATATTTGTCATCTAATTTTTTTTCTACCTTCCTTTTCATCGTTGTTTTAAACTTGGTGTTTCTTCATACATACACTGTCACACAACTATGAATGCCCCTCCCCCCACCGCCACGCCCAAGGGGAGTTCCAACTGTTAAATTTCACACACATATTATTCTGACCATTGAGTTTTCCACACAAACATCCATATGTACACAACCAAATTTGGGTGTGTTCGGATCACAAAATGGGGTTATTTTATTACCCGGTGGCTGTTTTTGAAGCTACCGCCAACCATGGAGCACCACAATTGCAATAAGGCTCCACAGTTGGTATGTGTATAATATGAACAGTTTTTGAACACCCCGCCAGTTTGAATGAATACAAACGCTGTCACACaaacatacacccccacacaccccctctCCTACATGTATTCACCAGCAAATGGAGACTGTACTGGACCGATGAATGCGGACATATGTTTTCTGATTTTCTGCACCTAACCAGGGACGTTGACCTGTTTTAACccccgagcactacctgccgatctaacattgcttctgattggttaattacatgatatcttcattttaatcactaatCAGGATGGAGCTTTGCaagtaattcaccccaattttttagtttggtgaaaattattctaacaatgttgctgattagtCCAATTgatatgaaaacttctttttgaccaataggcaggtagttctcatggggttaaacaaataatacaaaatgtttttgaattttagacTGATTTTTATATCTACTTGCAATCAATTGCACATGGCGGCTAAATAGAGGACGGTCCCCGGCAGTAACATCAGCGGTTAGAATTAGTTTCATATTAATGCCTACATTTGCCGGCAAACACCTACCTCTCCATCTTGTAGACATATTTTGAGTGCTTTTGTGTAGACTCCATTGGGACTGTTTGATGAAAATAACTCCTTGAACACTGTGTAGAACATTAAGCCTATGGAAATACAAATAGAACCCGGGTTTCAAAATggttaactctgaccaattacatttgaaaaacatactccccctgtgaaagatatcttccaaaggggtagtgtagattttaactggaatagcccattagggtTCTAATAAAATGCCCAGCTTTATACTTACAGTTTATGCGACATCATAAATTGCAAGTTGTTTGTTAAAGTTAGATCTGATAATAGCTTTTGCATAATTATCCTTCTTACTTTTATTTCTGGTTTGACATGGTTTGTGGTGCATTAATgtctttatatttttgttttactgtttgtttgaaacatttcccaATGGCATTTAATAATGAAGTGGGATACaaggggctattccagatgaatttcatacaccccttatggaagacatgaccttagtaatctcccacacagggggtgtatatttcaaatggagtcacccatttctggtaaccccatttgaaatttacactccagaTGTGGGACATTACTAAGGTTTTCCTCAGGGGCATTAGCGCCAATCCTGCTTGAATTGTGGGAAGGGACACCCGGCCAAAagggagcatgtgtggccgagtggataaggcgctcgactcataatccataggttgcgagttcgagccccgctcgtgccaacgtgttgtgtccttgggcaaggcactttatcctcattgcctataggaggatggggttgggttggattggatgtttgtatagttgtttgtttcaatgttgcaatattggcgctgattaagctgctgcctggaAATTGCATtatgtctgtttagttgtgtttaatgtacaattctagcaatttcacctgcgggtcaccattagagtttgcaataaaaaaaaaagacaaaaaaaagaattaaaaactgttaaaaagtggctgaaaagaacaaaaaatttgttattttgccAAAAAGTGGGGAAAATAACCCTATCCAACATTCACATAGGCTGCTGGGTGAATGGAgtgggggggggcactcatgtataaatTTTATGTTGTAAGCATCTGCttaactttcaaaaatgacccttagCAATGATTCAAACAATTCGTCAAAATTGACCGTTCACAAAGATTTAAGACAGAATTAGGTTAGGTCCTAGACCTAGTGACaggaaaagctgctttttgccttgtaaaagtagcataatttttcgccattttctgtgattccttttttcCGATCGGCACCAAATGAATCAACCTTCATTTTACGAGCTACAAGCCAACCCAGGGTCGTGGGAAGTTTGATTGACAATGACGTAAGATGCAAACTGGTCTTTATAATTCTGTCTAAGATTAaatctttaaccccctgagcactacctttggatctaacactgcctctgattggtcaattacatgatattttcattttattcaccaatcagaatggagttttgcagaTAATTCACCCcagttttttgtgtggtgaaattattctaactatgttgctgattgggcaattgataatgaaaacttctttatggccaatcggcaggtagttctcatagggttaaaataAGTAAGGAATGGCTTCAAAACCCAGCCACTGGTCGACCACAAGCATCCTGACAGAACCAGCAATTCTGGTTTCTATGAGGTCAACCTGCCAGTTCTGCCAAGGCACCTGCAGTCAACTGGCGCTAGGGTTTAGTTGTCATGCCCTTACCTGTTACTCCTACACCAACTATAATAATTCCTGTGTACATGGTGTCTTTCCCTGCTTGGGCAActgaaataaaaagatatgtataatgGGTCAATATACATGTACTACTTGTCTAATACAGAGTCTgtgaaaaaaactgaaaaaatggTGCAAttagcatcttgtatttttgactTGTTAGACCGCCAAATAGTTGTcatcccagcaaacgcaaaactgttcttaaaatgtgttttagtTGTATTCAGCatgttttaatagcatttaaatatcgggttatataacagTCATAAAAAAGtaagttttatatgaaaaaacactataccaacattttaaaaatgttgtcaaaatgttcttgtaaaatatttttagcaaACAGTTTTGCgcaatattttatcaatttttcaataacattatgttagaatgttttgcatcaacttttcaaaaatgtttttagaatgttattacaATGTGTTATAGCCTTTATATATAacctgttttctgtaaaacattttctaGCCGTTTGCTGGGTCATTGTAACTATTTGATGCTGACTCAAAGAAGATTTTCACAGAATCCCAGAATACAACATGCACTGTACATGCCATATGAAATTTAACCTTTTTCAGCCATACCAAACCATGACatcttttataaaaatattttctttcatGTGCAAATAACCAATTCCACACTCTAATGGATTTGTACATCTGGTCAGGAACTTCCCTTTTGTTATGCTACAATAGCCTTCCGAAATACAGCGGTCGAAATAAGgagcgtccttgcgtcaaatacccgtgaaagtaggcgcagacacgcaaatttcctacggtacgggtccgtgTGACCCGTAAAATTTGAACCAAGTAAAAAGCagaaaattctatttttgttgttccactggaaaatcttgTACATTTAAGACATCCAGCTCCATGAGTAcaatttcatttttgtttcccatcaagttttcaacctaggttttcaattttctactgCTATAATGTTAGTGCACAAGTGGGAGCTATTGCTAGTTATTAGCTTCCATAATAGTCTACACCAAAATATAATACTTCATAATAGTCTGGCCCTTAGTTAGAAATTAGtaaggacccttgaaatttcaaaggcaagggtcagGGGTCGAACCCTTgcaaattggtgaggacccttgaaatttcaaaggcaagggtctggaggacttttgcatttttttcttatttcgaggcctgccgAAATATACATTCTGGAGGTCAAAAGAGAATTCGAAGCTAGGTTGATATCTGTGTCCAAAAATGACTGGTTcccattttcaatttcaaatttttaggGCTCttaatacatgtatttgaacactTGCAATGAGTACATGAGACCCCCAATTACCCATAAATACCATCCAAAACCTAAGAGTCCCCATTATATTGCTACTGTGTAAGCCCTCCTTTGTGTACATGTTCAtgaagggcacggtggctcagtggttgcGGCcttgggcacggtggctcagtggttacggccttggactcattatccgagagcttgctcgacgtgcgtgggttcgattccccgtcccaccaccgtgttgctcCCTtgagcaaggcgctttgcctcgcttgcctcaccccacccaggtgcaatgggaagctgttaggggtagtcacagtcgttgtactgatggactctgcgccacttgtaggctgcaaacgtggttccgacatattctaatgacagcggaataaatgtaaagcgctttgaggctgtttacggcataaagcgctatataaatatctaaatttttttaatgaacttGCATGCATCAAGAACCATGCAGTTTTAGGGTGTTTTGCAAAAGCATGGTGCATTGTGGTGATGATCTTAAATTAGTCGCTATTAAAAATCTGAAGTCATGTAACCCTGGTACTATACCTTTTGCACCCACAGTAAGCTGTCCCTTCCCATCTTTCACAGTCTGCTTTGTT is a window of Amphiura filiformis chromosome 2, Afil_fr2py, whole genome shotgun sequence DNA encoding:
- the LOC140146382 gene encoding mitochondrial import inner membrane translocase subunit Tim21-like yields the protein MSLGLQLPTSLLPRLLSSQQSSCIVNTSLTKTSWLRLCMRQTGTSCRQVSTLNERAWETRCCRSRNISTTSSLKARDKQITKQTVKDGKGQLTVGAKVAQAGKDTMYTGIIIVGVGVTGLMFYTVFKELFSSNSPNGVYTKALKICLQDGEIIEELGEPIKGYGEETRRRRRRHVSHLDYTDQDGVRHMRMKFYMKGTKRRATVHLEVKANESGKFEYRYLFAELDGYPQKTIILEDNR